The following is a genomic window from Theobroma cacao cultivar B97-61/B2 chromosome 10, Criollo_cocoa_genome_V2, whole genome shotgun sequence.
CGTTTGAATTGAATCTGGAATTTGTGATTTTTCGCAAATTTAGCTAtgtccattttttttttttagtgcgGTTTTAAATATGCAGCTCTTCTACTTTGTTTTGAATTCTGGAATCTTGTGTGCAAAATGAACATAATCATCGCGTTTTATTTGGAAGGCTTTCGAAGCAAACTGATGGATTTGTTTCGTTTCTTGTGTGCTAGACTGATTTGTTTGCACAGTTATGTATTTGTatttgcttcttcttcttcttttttggatTTATGCATTTTATACGCATAGAGgctttaaattactttttattaatcttgAATGGGAAACTTAAACAGATCATTATGTTTTATTTGGGAGATTTTTTATGCAAAATGATGTATTTGTTCCTTTTCTTAGATGTTAAGAGTGATTTGTCTGCAGTAGTTATGTATTTGTATTTGCACATACGTTTTGTTTAGTTATTTATTGGATTTATGCAGTTTACACGTGTAGCCTTTAAGTGGCTATTTTACTAATGGGAACTGCCGATGCTGCAAGCAAGGTAATAGGCATCATGGAATTTATCTGTTGATCTTATTGTTGTAAAAAGGGGAAACAAAGAAGAATCTTTTGTCATGGAATCATCTTTCTTAGATGGCATTAGCTTATGAAGAAAGTATCTAAATGCAGGATGTAACTGTTAGGTTGGCTGAGAAAAACCCCATAGTGGTTTTTGTTTTAGGtaagcctttttttttctttttcctttttgttgtgACTTTTACTAGTTTTAAATTTACCCTTTTCAGCCAGTTAATTTTGTTGTTGATTGATAAGGTGGTCCGGGTAGTGGGAAAGGCACCCAGTGTGCAAATATTGTGCAACACTTTGGTTATACCCATCTGAGCGCTGGAGATCTTCTTCGAGCAGAATGTAACTCTGGTTCTGAAAATGGGTATGGCATGTGTCCCCTGTAAAAGTTAGACGtgcattcatttctttttgcaTTCTAggcaaatttgaaatttagcatCAATATGCAACCTATGAACTTTTTTGACTTAAGAGGATTGTTTCTAATGTTGCAATAATTCCTGCACATCATGTGTAGCTTGTCTTTGTTGGGATCCGTTCTGATTTTCCAAAATAAGACTGTGTACATGGAAGATTTTTAACTGGCAAGTTTGTtagaggaaaataaattttatcctTGCAGTTTTTGTATGGGCTCATTTGCATCATCTATTCTGATTAAATTCTAAGGACACACCTCTTTTGGTTCCTGAAACTGAACTCCATGTTTTACATGTTTGTTGCATAGTGACATTAAGGGCAGAAGGGAAGGGATGCATGTTCATGTATGAATCAGTTGTTTTCCTTGAAACCATTTTCCATGTAGAGTATTCTTTATTGTTGGCTTTGTGCAAATGTAAtgcattattttcttttggtttgcAGAACCATGATTCAAAACATGATGAATGAAGGAAAGATTGTTCCTTCTGAGGTAACAATTGAGCTTCTTCAAAAAGCAATGTTGGAAAGTGGTAATAACAAGTTCCTAATTGATGGTTTTCCTCGTAACGAAGAAAACCGTGCAGCATTTGAAGCTGTTGTGAGTCTATTATTCtttattcatataatttttctgTTTATATATCCATGTGCATGTCTTCTACCTTGTCTCAGCATCATTCAGTTAGGTATGCTATCTAAACCAAAGAGTTTAAAATGACTTCAATTACATGCTGAAAACTTGGTGGTTCTGCAGACTAAGATTGAGCCGGAGTTTGTCCTGTTTTTTAATTGCCCTCAAGAAGAAATGGAGAGGCGTATTCTGAACAGAAACCAGGTTAGTTGATGCTCTCTGACAGATTTCTATTGGTTTGAATTAGACGGTTTCCTTGTTTCTTCTCTCTTGcataattttttgttctttaatctatttttctttttcttggtaaTGAAGGGAAGAGAAGATGATAACATTGAAACAATAAGGAAGCGATTTAAGGTGTTTGAAGAGTCCAGTCTTCCTGTAATTGAGTACTATAAGGCCAGGGGGAAGGTTCGAGAGGTGAAATTCTTCTTCACTGCAATGTTCTGTTTTTTTCTGAATGATTTATCTGTTTACCTCAACTCAAAAGTTATTGCTTTGACCTTCAGATTGATGCTGCGAAATCCATTGAAGAGGTGTTTGATGCACTTAAAGTTATTTTCACCACAACAGTTGGGAAGGTAAAGAGGTGTAATATTCTCTAGGTGCCCCGTTTTGTTGGAAAACAAAAGTAGGAATGGATATATCGATGCATTGGTTGATATTATAATGTAAAAATTATGTGGTGTAACTTTAATTATCATGTTTGATGTATTGATCGAAGTGTGTTCTACACTGTATTGCCCTCTCACTTGATactatttttgtaaatttaaacatcaaaataaatggttttaagattatttaattgattgtgAGCCTCTACTTTGGTAAGCAACGTCACTTTAGAAATTATCATTAGTATTATAGAAGCTTTTGAAGTTTTCTAACTTTTATCTAATATCCATTCGAATCATAGTTGTATTGGTGATAGGTATGTTATTAAATGAATGCATTTGTCATAGGAACAAAAAGGATCCCTATTTGATTGAAGTGATGGATGGTATGGTATTTTTCAAAGTCAAGCTGTGAAGCCATATCTCAGGAaaagtaatataataaatttttagaaaaatattatgtgaaaGAAATTATCATTGCAAGGAAAGAGGACACTATTGTAATAAAAATGTAAAGGAAGATAGTCTGAGACGCGAAACAAGAAAAGTTAAACCCATCCATAGGTTGAACTGGGCACCTTAGGTTTCGGAAGAATAAATTCTGCCTCACTGACATTAGAGATTTGTGCAAAAAGCAGGATATAGAATCTTGCCAAtaggaaagagaaaatttctATTCAAGTTCTTGCTCTatgattaaatgtaataattgTAGGGAAGAAAAGAGTAACTATCTGATTGGGGGGATGCATAGCATGGTATGAAACCACAAAAAGAGTTGCACGTGTCCACAGCCTTTTTGCATTCCAGAgtttaagttgaaatttttgctGAGATATCCTTTGCTACAAGAACTCAAGAAATATGTACTGCTTTGAGTAACTTATCGTCAACAACTGACATTTGAAGTTTGTaaattaattgttaaaaagtttttaGGATAGCTTTGGTTTAAATGGGTATCAGGaggatgatttgaatttttctcaaCAGATTaattacatataaaaaaaatagctttTGCACAATTGTGAACAAGTAGTGTTTTATATTTAAGGGTTTTAGAGCACTAGAGAATTGGTTGATTAGTTGACATAGCTTTTGCATCTTACACTTCTAaatgatatatatgttgcatatgCAGGTGGTCACCACCTAGGTGTTGCAACACTACCTGAGATAAAAGAGCAATTAAATAGAGGTGACATCTGTGAATGATACTGACTAGtacttctcattttttttttaaagtatctTTGATTTGCACTTTCTTTATTATGCACACTTTTTCTCACTGGTTTCTTTCCTCCAGGTAGGTTATATTACAGTTTGCTTCATATTACTGTGCCTTGCTGTGGAAGGGTTTTGTGTTATCTGGCATTTGTTTTACATGCTAGCAGGTTAAAATTTATGTGATGAGGTTCATACCTTACATTCATGTCATTTTACTATTATTCTAATAACAGTATTACTATTAGAATCACAATTAATGCTCTCATTTCTCCAATGTATTTGCCTACTTCTTATTCTTTGCACATAAAGTTCCCACTACCAATGCTTCAAAGCTGAGATTCTTATTCTTTGCACATAAAGTTCCCACTACCAATGCTTCAAAGCTGAGATTCTTATTCTTTGCACATTAAGTTGCCACAGTGAGTACTTCAAATTCTTAGCGCACTAACTACCCattatgaatgcttcaaaGTAGAGATTCTTATTCTTTGCACTTTAATTTGCCATAGTGAGTGCTTCAAAGCTgagatttttattctttgcaCATTAATCGTCATAGGCTGTGTCCTTACAATGCACAAACTGTGGCATTTATGTGTATAGTACTTGTGTCATGATTGAACATATTAAAATTTCCAAATAAGTGGTTCATAACCTCATTGTTTGCTGCTTTATCCTTGTCTTGATACGAGCTCGCCTCTGTTTGCTAATACGCTTAAATATTCTAGCAGGCTGGACACGTGTTAATTGCTACCATCGGGTAGGAGCTGCCTCTTACATTAATAAAAGATCCACTTATGTTACAACAGAAGATTATTTTCATTCAAACTTGAACCGCTAGTGAAAGCAAAAGATCTGCTGACaacaaattttccttttagtGGTTGGCATTAGCACCATTGCTTGAATCCTTTATAAGATTGAAGCTTGATAGAACTTAGTGTAGTTTTATGTCACTTATTCAATCCATCTTCCTGAAGAGCAAAGATCTATATTCATGTTAATTGAAGTAACAATCcagaacaaaagaaataaagaagttggagagagagagagagagagaacaaGGAGATAAAACTCACATTATCACTAACAAATTTCTCTGAGTTATGGCACTTTGAGGAGAAGTTCACATGCTCCTGGTGTATATTGGAAGTACATGACGTTGATGGAAATTCCACAGCATCTGTTCACTTTTCAGGTAGATGTTGCAATGCTGTTGACTGCTTCAACTTGATCTTCTGTCCTTTTTGTATTTGTACTTATTCACATCTGATTCTTTGTTAAGTCCAACAACATTGCCACCCTTTACTTTCCTGTTAATGTCATAATAATTTCCTTTTGACCTTCTCTGTTAGTTTTTAAGTTTCTGAACTAGTTTAAGTTGGCAAATATGTGTCTCTTTCAGGAATGGTACTCTTCCTCATCAAATTACCTTTAGTTAGTAGTGAGCATACTCAAACTgttttgtcattttgttttatagaAAACATAGATTTCCAACCTTTGAACTTGTACTTTTTCTGTGGAAGATGGTGTCCAATCCCTTTGTTATTTTACTGTGCTATATTGAAGTCTTAACTTGAAAATACATTTCCTTTGTACGAGTGAGTTTCTTGTAAAAGTTCTGTAATGGAGCTTACTTGATCAGTTCATTACATCGTTGGCACCACTTAAAATACTGCTGGTTGTTGCTGTTGACTTATTCCTTGCGACAGAACATGTTGATCTTTCAGGGGAAAATGCAAGGAAAGATTTGAATAATGTAAGTTTACATATTTGTGTGTATTATAATAACATAGCTATGGCAGCGCTCCTTT
Proteins encoded in this region:
- the LOC18586516 gene encoding UMP-CMP kinase 3 isoform X2; the encoded protein is MGTADAASKDVTVRLAEKNPIVVFVLGGPGSGKGTQCANIVQHFGYTHLSAGDLLRAECNSGSENGTMIQNMMNEGKIVPSEVTIELLQKAMLESGNNKFLIDGFPRNEENRAAFEAVTKIEPEFVLFFNCPQEEMERRILNRNQGREDDNIETIRKRFKVFEESSLPVIEYYKARGKVREIDAAKSIEEVFDALKVIFTTTVGKVVTT
- the LOC18586516 gene encoding UMP-CMP kinase 3 isoform X1, whose product is MGTADAASKDVTVRLAEKNPIVVFVLGGPGSGKGTQCANIVQHFGYTHLSAGDLLRAECNSGSENGTMIQNMMNEGKIVPSEVTIELLQKAMLESGNNKFLIDGFPRNEENRAAFEAVTKIEPEFVLFFNCPQEEMERRILNRNQGREDDNIETIRKRFKVFEESSLPVIEYYKARGKVREIDAAKSIEEVFDALKVIFTTTVGKVKRCNIL